Proteins encoded by one window of Bacteroidales bacterium:
- the aroE gene encoding shikimate dehydrogenase (AroE; catalyzes the conversion of shikimate to 3-dehydroshikimate): protein MNRLFGLIGYPLGHSWSKKYFENKFESENITDASYQVFPIEKAVAIVGLLKTYPNLAGLNVTIPHKTSIITLLDSLDPVAREINAVNTIRIEHKVNQTILLGYNTDVHGFEQSIAPLLRPHHRSAMILGTGGAAKAAAWVFEKLGIDFVMVSRNPELNHQLGYHELSEDLFEKYTIIVNATPMGMAPDADTFPPLPYHFLSSHHLLFDMVYNPEETIFLKEGLKQGAITKNGFEMLQVQAEKAWEIWCR from the coding sequence GTGAACCGCTTGTTTGGACTTATCGGCTACCCGCTGGGGCATTCGTGGTCAAAAAAATACTTTGAAAATAAGTTTGAAAGTGAAAACATAACTGATGCCAGCTACCAGGTATTCCCGATTGAAAAAGCCGTAGCCATCGTCGGCTTGCTGAAAACTTATCCAAACCTCGCCGGACTGAATGTGACTATACCACACAAAACTTCCATAATCACATTGCTTGACAGCCTTGATCCGGTGGCGAGAGAGATCAATGCTGTAAACACTATCAGGATTGAACATAAAGTAAACCAAACAATATTGCTAGGCTACAATACCGATGTGCATGGGTTTGAGCAATCCATTGCACCGCTGCTCAGGCCACACCATCGTTCGGCAATGATTTTGGGAACCGGCGGAGCAGCCAAAGCTGCGGCATGGGTTTTTGAGAAGCTGGGAATTGATTTTGTCATGGTTTCCAGAAACCCGGAACTAAACCATCAGCTTGGTTATCATGAACTCAGCGAAGATCTTTTTGAAAAATATACGATAATCGTCAATGCAACACCAATGGGAATGGCGCCTGATGCTGACACTTTCCCGCCACTGCCCTATCATTTCCTGAGTTCGCACCACCTCTTGTTTGATATGGTTTACAATCCGGAAGAAACTATTTTCCTGAAGGAAGGATTGAAACAAGGCGCTATCACTAAAAACGGCTTTGAAATGTTGCAAGTGCAGGCCGAAAAAGCCTGGGAAATCTGGTGCCGGTAA